CCTAtacttaaaattgcaaaagaaaatgacgGAGTCAATGCTTACACGCTATCATCGCTGGGTCTACGAGAATTTTAAGATCGAATCCGTGGAAACCCTGCGAGAGTGGGTCATGCAAGAATCACAGTTTTATACCATTGCGCATGAAACGGTCAGAGGTCTTATCAAAGGAGACTGGCGCCCTGCAGGTCAGCGCAAGATAAACACGTTTTTTGCAGAGCCTTCTATCGCCGATCGCAAGCAGCGACAATGTCCGGTTTGTAGTAAACAACATGGCGTTTGGTACTGCGACGTGTACCGGAAGATGACTGTTCCTAGTCGCTGGGAAACGGCAAAACAACTCAAGTTATGCTATCGATGCTTGAATCCTGGTCATCATGGAATCTTATGTCGTCGAAGCAGAGTGTGTGCAGTAAATGGTTGTCGCGAAAACCACCATAGGCTGTTGCATCGAGTTCAGAGTGTGAACATCAGAAATCCAGAACAGCCATCAGCAGTAGTTTTGGATACATCAGGAAGAAGAGTGGAGACCTTATCAAACCCGTCGGTTGTTCCTGCCAATAATTCTGCTGAGTTACCTGGGGCTGAGGCATCTCAACTGACTACGGAGGGGGAGCAGCGAAATATCACTGAAAGATCTATGACCACTGTAGACCATAACAACTCAGAGGCACCTGCTTTTGTTGCGCTCCGGACCGTTCCTGTAATCCTGAAAAACGGTAATCGCCGAATCGAAGTGAACGCCTTGCTGGACGATGCCAGTACAAGGACTTACCTCAATTCCGATGTTGCCGCTCAATTAGGCCTACAGGGAGAATACCAAAGAGTGTCAGTGAACGTACTCAATGGAAGAGTTGAGGCTTTCGAGACAATGCCTGTAGAACTTGAGATGGAAAGTGTCGATGGACATTTTACCAGAAAAATCAGTGCTCTCACAACAGACCGAGTTACCGGAAACTTGCGTATTATCGATTGGAAAAAAGAATCGAACAAGTGGAAACATCTCCAAGGAATTGCCTTTCCAAAACAGAGTACCGCACGTCCGATTATTGATATTCTGATTGGTATCGATTGTCTTGACTTACATTACTCCTACGAAGACGTCCAGGGATTTCCAGGAGACCCAATTGCAAGACGTACACCTTTGGGTTGGACTTGTATCGGAAATCCGGACGGCAAGATCGGGAACTGTTTACAGACAAACTTTATCCATGCCTATTTCCTTCATGGAGAGACAAAGTTGGAGGAAATTGATTTAACTCTGCGCCGATTCTGGGAAATAGAAGCTGTCCACAAAGACGAACCTGTTTTGGGGCTTGAAGACAGAACTATTTTGAACAACACCCAAAAGTCCTTAAAGTTCGTGGAAGGGAGATATCAAGTTGCCATCCCATGGAAAAAGAACACTACCTTACCTCAAAACAATTATGAAATGGCACTTCGAAGACTTGAAGGAACAGAACACAGGCTTCTGAAGAGCCCGAAGATCGCTAGAACCTATATAGACTGTATTGAGCAGTACACTTTAAAAGGGTACATCAGAAAAGTTCCAAAGGAGGATCGACCCACGGCCAGGTGGTTTCTTCCTCATTTTCCAATTGTGAGGCCTGACAGAACTACTACAAAGACGCGTATCGTTTTTGATGCCTCTGCGCGGTATCAAGGAGTTTCTTTAAACGATGTGATTTGTCAGGGACCAAAGTTACAACGTGACCTTTCCCACTTTTTGCTCCGTTTTCGGAAAAACCCCGTTGCTCTGGTCTGTGACATCGCAGAAATGTATCTGAGGATTGAGATCGCACCTGAAGACCGTCCTTTTCACCGGTTTCTCTGGAGACACTTAGACCAACAGAAAGTTCCAGAAGAGTACGAATTTAGTCGTGTTGTATTTGGAGTGAATTCGTCGCCATTTCTTGCTCAGTTCGTCACCCAACAACACGCTGAAACACACAGAACGGAGTACCCACTCGCGGCCGAAACCGCCCTCAAATCGACCTACATGGATGACAGTATGGATTCAGTGGCTGATGACCAGCAAGGAATCGAACTACACAAGCAATTGTCACAACTTTGGAAACGTGCAGGAATGCAAGCGCGAAAGTGGTTGTCCAACTCTCCAGTTGTGCTGAGCGAAATTCCACCGGAAGACAGAGCTTCAGAGATTGATTTAAAAGAAGGATCCCTACCCTCTATCAAAACCCTTGGAATATTGTGGCAGGCAGCAAAGGATGCGTTCACTTTCAAGGTTCAACCACCTGATAACCACTTTTCCTTTACGAAACGCAACTTTCTATCAAAAGTGGCAACTTTGTTCGATCCACTCGGGTTCCTCGCACCGTTTATCATCAGAGCCAAAGTCCTGTTACAAGACCTTTGGGCTGCGGGACTAGATTGGGACGATCCTTTCGGAGAAGCCTTGGTGCGTAGAAGTCGAAATTGGTTTGAAGAATTGCCCGAACTAGCTCAGATCAGCGTCCCACGATGTTTACAACCAATGAAAGATGAAATAACAATTTCCTCATCCCTGCAAACCTTCGTAGATGCTTCTGAAGATGCTTACGGTTCCGTCGTATATTACAGAAATGTTTATCCAAGTGGCCTAATAACCAGCGTTATTGTGGCCGCAAAGACAAGCGTCGCTCCCCTTAGAGCAATTAGTGTTCCACGCCTGGAATTGATGGGTGCTGTGCTTGGTTTAAGGCTAACTAAAGAGATTTCAAAGGCGCTTAATGTATCGGACGTAGTTTTCTGGTCAGACAGCGTAGATGTACTCTGGTGGTTGCGTAACGCGAGTCGACGTTTCAAGCCATTTGTTGCTAAAAGAGTTGCTGAAATTCAAAGTTTAACCAGTTCCAATCAGTGGAGATATGTTTCAACGGAAAACAATCCCGCGGATCTTGCTACAAGAGGTGTAATAGCATCTGGTCTAGCTTGTTCCGAAATATGGTGGCAAGGCCCtaaattcttgaaaaaaccaGAGTCTGAATGGCCAGAGAATCTGATTCAAGCGTCATCATCATCGCATAAAGAATTCAGATCAAGAGGACGTTTCAGCAAAGCAGAAACCAACAAGGGTCAAGAAAGCACACTAATCGCGGCTACGATAAATGAATCACGTGACTGGCGTTTGAACCCGCAACGATTTTCAAGTTGGACCCGACTTTTGAGGGTTCACGCGTGGGTATCCCGTTTCCTGGACAATTGTTGTCTATCAAAAGACCAGCGAATAACTGGAGAACTCACGACTGACGAAATCAGAAATGCAGAAAACCAGATTATCGCACAAGCCCAGCTACAAGCATTTCCTGATGAATACCGCATGTTGGCCCAAGGAAAGAATCTGCCACATTCAAGCAAACTTCTTCAACTTCGATCAGTGCTCGACGAGGACGAACTTGTACGTTGTAATGGACGACTCAGATATGCCGAATGTCTTCCGTACGATACGCGTTTTCCAATTATTCTCCCACGAGGACACTGGGTTACCACCTTGATAGTTAAACACTACCACGAGAAGGGCTATCACGCGAGCGGAACTAATCAAACCCTAGCTGATTTGTCCTCACGTTTTTGGATCATTGCAGCCAGAGAGGAAATAAGAGCCTGGGAGAAGAGCTGTACGGAATGCAGAAAACGAAAAGCAAAGCCTGCCAGCCAAGTGATGGCGCCTTTGCCACGGATAAGAGTGAAAGAACCTCTTCGAGCGTTTTCCAAAATTGCGGTAGACTTTGCTGGTCCGTTTTTCACCATACAAGGAAGAGGGAAAGCTAGACAAAAGCGCTATTTATGCTTATTCACTTGCTTGTTATCGAGAGCCGTGCATTTGGAACTCGCATTTGGACTTGACACCGATGCATTTTTTAACGCGTTTTATCGCATGGTCAATCGTAGAGGTCTTCCTCAGGAGGTTGTCTCGGACAATGGAGGAAACTTTGTTGGAGCTGAAAAGGAACTACGTGAACTAGCTAAGAATCTTGACGAGGATAAAATTCAGAGGTCTGTGGCAAATAAAGGTATCAGATGGCATTTCAATCCGCCATTAGCACCTCATTTCGGGGGAGTACACGAAATCATGATTAAGGCGGCCAAGAGAgcaatctttgcaattttggggTCAGCGGACGTAAACGATGAAGAACTGATGACGGCTTTTACTGGTGCAGAAGCTTTGATAAACTCAAGACCGCTTACCTACCAGTCTGCGAATCCAAGCGACGATGTACCTCTCACGCCGAATCATTTTCCTTATGGACAGATTGGCGGTCAATTTGCCCCAGAGAGTGTGGATGACAACAAGAATTTAAACATTAAGAAAAGATGGCGAAGAATTCAAGAACTTGTCAAACATTTCTGGCGCCGATGGATGAGAGAATGGTTACCCAATCTCAATTCGAGAAAGAAATGGCttaaaactcaaagaaatcttcAAGTCGGAGACATTGTTCTATTAATATCTCCAGACGCCCCTCGTGGCCAATGGCCTCTTGCCCGAGTAATCGAAGTTTATCCTGGTGAAGATGGAAGAGTTAGAGTTGCTAAGGTTCAAGTTGGACGCAACACCCTCACTCGAAGTATCTCCAAACTGTGTCCCTTGGAAATTTGCAAGCAGTGAAAAGGAACTTTACGAGAATTTGTTTAAGAGACATTTCATTAACTGACTTTTTGTCTAGAAATTCAATCGATATGCAACATCGTGCATATCGAGGAGAGGGAGAATGTTTAGAAGGAACAATAACGTTGTTTCCCCACGGGGAAAACtagagttgttaattatactaTAGGTGTCGTCCCTCTTGGGAAAAAGAGTAATATAAAgctaggcaaataattattcaagttctcTCCTTGTTTTCGTTATAAGTTAGTTTTCATTCGTACGCGTTCGAGTCCAAGAGAGTTTAACACAAGGCATTTTCGTTCGAATTTAGtttagtttggtttcgtttcgtttgtatatattgtatatagcttcgttaattgtttaagtcgcgcagtaggtttagaaataaaagtgataagttagcgaatcgtcagaacaatactaactaatgatcgttgctaagtttgtgtcttgttttggcttttagagcattttattccctaagcttctcgtcttatctctatcaagtacgtggcagacactgtgaaaagcgagcaagacgttcttatttacagcttaacatgaattgatctaacagtgtaccgatagtggcgatattttgattttcatgctcgcttgacaaaacaaaacttctattctaaaacaaccgaagcat
The Acropora muricata isolate sample 2 unplaced genomic scaffold, ASM3666990v1 scaffold_697, whole genome shotgun sequence DNA segment above includes these coding regions:
- the LOC136906134 gene encoding uncharacterized protein: MALRRLEGTEHRLLKSPKIARTYIDCIEQYTLKGYIRKVPKEDRPTARWFLPHFPIVRPDRTTTKTRIVFDASARYQGVSLNDVICQGPKLQRDLSHFLLRFRKNPVALVCDIAEMYLRIEIAPEDRPFHRFLWRHLDQQKVPEEYEFSRVVFGVNSSPFLAQFVTQQHAETHRTEYPLAAETALKSTYMDDSMDSVADDQQGIELHKQLSQLWKRAGMQARKWLSNSPVVLSEIPPEDRASEIDLKEGSLPSIKTLGILWQAAKDAFTFKVQPPDNHFSFTKRNFLSKVATLFDPLGFLAPFIIRAKVLLQDLWAAGLDWDDPFGEALVRRSRNWFEELPELAQISVPRCLQPMKDEITISSSLQTFVDASEDAYGSVVYYRNVYPSGLITSVIVAAKTSVAPLRAISVPRLELMGAVLGLRLTKEISKALNVSDVVFWSDSVDVLWWLRNASRRFKPFVAKRVAEIQSLTSSNQWRYVSTENNPADLATRGVIASGLACSEIWWQGPKFLKKPESEWPENLIQASSSSHKEFRSRGRFSKAETNKGQESTLIAATINESRDWRLNPQRFSSWTRLLRVHAWVSRFLDNCCLSKDQRITGELTTDEIRNAENQIIAQAQLQAFPDEYRMLAQGKNLPHSSKLLQLRSVLDEDELVRCNGRLRYAECLPYDTRFPIILPRGHWVTTLIVKHYHEKGYHASGTNQTLADLSSRFWIIAAREEIRAWEKSCTECRKRKAKPASQVMAPLPRIRVKEPLRAFSKIAVDFAGPFFTIQGRGKARQKRYLCLFTCLLSRAVHLELAFGLDTDAFFNAFYRMVNRRGLPQEVVSDNGGNFVGAEKELRELAKNLDEDKIQRSVANKGIRWHFNPPLAPHFGGVHEIMIKAAKRAIFAILGSADVNDEELMTAFTGAEALINSRPLTYQSANPSDDVPLTPNHFPYGQIGGQFAPESVDDNKNLNIKKRWRRIQELVKHFWRRWMREWLPNLNSRKKWLKTQRNLQVGDIVLLISPDAPRGQWPLARVIEVYPGEDGRVRVAKVQVGRNTLTRSISKLCPLEICKQ